A portion of the Rhodococcus pseudokoreensis genome contains these proteins:
- a CDS encoding ABC transporter permease — translation MGRYILAKLGQSLFVVWAAYSLTFVLLYVLPYDTVDLMFDPSEAELVSDADKDAARAHYGLDQPVVVQYATRLFGALHGDFGHSVRTGENVWSMIFAVLPQTAILAGAALLLAVIVAFVIALSAAYTRSSWLSQAIASLPAAGVSVPVFLVGLAILQVFSFQLRWFPPIGNNGFASLVLPAVTLAIPVSAPIAQLLLKNIELGLNAPYVTVSVAKGASRLWVLVRDVLKNASLPALTIAGLTLGNLLAGAVIVETIFSRSGLGRLTETAVRTQDVMLVQAVVVFAAIVFVVVNFVVDIVYPLLDPRLRTRVLAGAAPAAG, via the coding sequence ATGGGACGGTACATCCTCGCCAAACTGGGCCAGTCCCTGTTCGTCGTGTGGGCGGCGTACTCACTCACCTTCGTCCTGCTCTACGTCCTTCCATACGACACCGTCGACCTCATGTTCGACCCGAGCGAGGCGGAACTGGTCAGTGACGCCGACAAGGACGCGGCGCGCGCACACTACGGGCTCGACCAGCCGGTCGTGGTGCAGTACGCCACGCGACTGTTCGGTGCGTTGCACGGGGACTTCGGACATTCGGTGCGCACGGGGGAGAACGTGTGGTCGATGATCTTCGCGGTGTTGCCGCAGACGGCGATCCTCGCCGGTGCCGCGCTGCTGCTCGCGGTGATCGTGGCGTTCGTAATTGCACTGTCGGCGGCGTACACCCGTAGTTCGTGGCTGTCGCAGGCTATCGCGTCTCTCCCCGCGGCGGGTGTGTCGGTACCGGTGTTCCTGGTGGGGCTCGCGATCCTGCAGGTCTTCTCGTTCCAGCTGCGATGGTTTCCTCCCATCGGAAACAACGGCTTCGCCTCACTCGTTCTGCCCGCCGTCACGCTGGCGATACCGGTGTCGGCGCCCATTGCGCAACTGCTGCTGAAGAACATCGAACTCGGGTTGAACGCGCCCTACGTCACGGTGTCCGTGGCGAAGGGCGCCAGCCGGCTGTGGGTTCTGGTGCGCGACGTTCTCAAGAACGCGAGCCTGCCCGCTCTGACGATTGCCGGCCTGACCCTCGGCAACCTGCTGGCCGGTGCCGTGATCGTCGAGACCATCTTCTCGCGGTCCGGCCTCGGCCGGCTGACCGAGACGGCGGTCCGCACCCAGGACGTGATGCTCGTGCAGGCGGTGGTGGTGTTCGCGGCCATCGTCTTCGTGGTCGTCAACTTTGTGGTCGACATCGTCTATCCGCTGCTCGACCCGCGGCTGCGCACGCGGGTCCTGGCCGGCGCCGCCCCGGCGGCCGGGTAA
- a CDS encoding ABC transporter permease — protein MTTFDFRSSAASTADTAGDRFLRFVRLASTAPGLVLSWLVIVTVVLWAVVPGWFTSFSPYDGDVDASFSPPGPDHLFGTDRLGRDLLARVIFGASTTLSATLLAVLVGFVVGSVVGLLSGFVGGRTDAIVMRFVDVLLAIPALLLAMTVVTALGYGTFNVALAVGISAVAAFARVMRSEVLKVAQSDYVEAAYGSGAGFGRVVVRHVLPNSVTAVLSLAALECGSAILAVAALGFLGYGAPPPEPEWGLAVSEGRDYLATYPWISILPGVLIAVVVLATNRISKSLGDQR, from the coding sequence GTGACCACATTCGATTTCCGCTCATCGGCCGCATCCACCGCCGACACCGCCGGCGACAGGTTCCTGCGGTTCGTGCGACTCGCGTCGACCGCACCGGGGCTGGTCCTGTCCTGGCTGGTGATCGTCACAGTCGTTCTCTGGGCGGTGGTTCCCGGCTGGTTCACATCGTTCAGTCCGTACGACGGCGATGTCGACGCCAGCTTCAGCCCACCCGGTCCCGACCACCTGTTCGGCACCGACCGCCTCGGCCGGGATCTCCTCGCCCGCGTGATCTTCGGGGCGTCCACGACGCTCAGTGCGACGCTGCTGGCGGTGCTGGTGGGATTCGTCGTCGGTTCGGTCGTCGGCCTGCTCAGTGGATTCGTCGGCGGTCGTACCGATGCGATCGTCATGCGCTTCGTCGATGTGCTGCTGGCGATTCCTGCGCTCCTGCTCGCCATGACGGTGGTGACGGCCCTCGGGTACGGAACCTTCAATGTTGCATTGGCCGTGGGAATCTCCGCGGTTGCGGCATTCGCCCGCGTGATGCGTTCCGAGGTGCTCAAGGTTGCCCAGAGCGACTACGTGGAGGCGGCCTACGGGTCGGGGGCCGGCTTCGGCCGGGTCGTGGTCCGGCACGTGCTGCCGAATTCTGTCACCGCCGTGTTGTCGTTGGCTGCGCTCGAATGCGGTTCGGCCATCCTGGCCGTCGCGGCACTGGGTTTCCTCGGTTACGGTGCTCCGCCGCCGGAGCCCGAGTGGGGCCTCGCCGTGTCGGAGGGGCGCGACTACCTCGCCACCTATCCCTGGATCTCGATCCTGCCCGGCGTTCTCATCGCCGTGGTCGTGCTCGCCACCAATCGCATCAGCAAATCGCTAGGAGATCAGAGATGA
- a CDS encoding dipeptide ABC transporter ATP-binding protein, with product MSNVEQGDGPLLQIDDLRVSYRTARGAGKTAVESVVLSVHPGEFVAVVGESGSGKSTTVHAALRLLPSSASIDSGTIHLGGRDVTRWKDRQLAQLRGPFVGFVPQDPGTSLNPVKKVGVQVLEAIRLHRKVESGPARELALDKLRLAGLNSVERIYSQFPHELSGGMKQRVLIAIALASDPALLVADEPTSALDVTVQKVILDHLAALRDTLGLGVLLVTHDLGVAFDRADRVVVMRQGRIVEQGETRELVENPRQEYTRSLIAAAPSFRSARLGPSPLALAARAVDDTAVAGPVLELRDVTRRFTVGSGSKASEFVAVDGVTLGVIAGSTHAVVGESGAGKSTLARIAVGLSRPDAGEVLLDGERIDGLSHRRLRPVRRRIQLVRQNPYSSLDLKLSIEQIIAEPLAAFKIRNNRPERRNRVVELLDAVALDSTFLRRKPVELSGGQRQRVAIARALAADPSIVVLDEAVSALDVSVQSQILQLLVDVQVEFGLTYLFITHDLGVVRLIADDVTVMRGGRAVESGRVDDIFGAPSEAYTRNLLHAVPGENPLLAAAL from the coding sequence ATGAGCAACGTCGAACAGGGTGACGGTCCACTGCTGCAGATCGACGATCTGCGGGTCAGCTACCGTACCGCCCGCGGGGCGGGGAAGACCGCCGTCGAGAGTGTGGTTCTGAGCGTCCACCCGGGTGAGTTCGTCGCCGTCGTCGGTGAATCGGGCTCGGGTAAGAGCACCACCGTCCATGCCGCGTTGCGGCTCCTTCCGTCGTCGGCGTCCATCGACTCCGGCACGATCCACCTGGGCGGGCGGGACGTGACCCGGTGGAAGGATCGGCAACTGGCACAGCTGCGCGGTCCGTTCGTCGGGTTCGTTCCACAGGATCCCGGCACCTCGCTCAACCCGGTGAAAAAGGTCGGGGTGCAGGTCCTCGAGGCGATCCGGCTGCACCGGAAGGTCGAATCGGGTCCGGCGCGGGAGTTGGCGCTCGACAAACTGCGTCTCGCCGGACTGAACAGTGTCGAACGGATCTACTCGCAGTTCCCGCACGAACTCTCGGGCGGAATGAAGCAGCGTGTCCTCATCGCGATCGCCCTCGCGAGTGATCCGGCACTGCTGGTGGCGGACGAGCCCACGTCCGCGCTCGACGTGACGGTCCAGAAGGTGATCCTCGACCATCTCGCGGCTCTCCGCGACACGCTCGGGCTCGGCGTCCTGCTCGTCACCCACGACCTCGGGGTGGCGTTCGACCGGGCGGACCGCGTGGTGGTCATGCGGCAGGGGCGGATCGTCGAACAGGGGGAGACGCGGGAGCTGGTCGAGAATCCGCGGCAGGAATACACGCGGTCGCTGATCGCCGCGGCGCCGTCGTTCCGCAGCGCCCGTCTCGGGCCGTCACCGCTCGCGCTCGCGGCGCGGGCCGTGGACGACACCGCGGTCGCGGGCCCCGTCCTGGAATTGCGCGACGTGACCAGGCGGTTCACCGTCGGGTCGGGCTCGAAGGCGTCCGAGTTCGTCGCCGTCGACGGTGTGACCCTCGGTGTGATCGCCGGTTCCACGCACGCCGTGGTCGGCGAATCGGGAGCGGGCAAGTCCACACTCGCGCGAATCGCGGTCGGGCTCAGCCGACCGGACGCCGGCGAGGTTCTGCTCGACGGAGAGAGGATCGACGGACTGTCCCACCGCCGGTTGCGCCCGGTGCGGCGCAGGATCCAGCTCGTGCGTCAGAACCCGTACTCGTCACTCGACCTCAAGCTGAGCATCGAGCAGATCATCGCGGAACCGCTGGCAGCGTTCAAGATTCGGAACAATCGGCCAGAACGCCGCAACCGGGTGGTCGAATTGCTCGACGCGGTGGCGCTCGACAGCACGTTCCTCCGGCGCAAGCCCGTCGAACTGTCGGGCGGGCAACGGCAGCGCGTCGCGATCGCGAGGGCACTCGCCGCCGACCCGAGCATCGTCGTTCTCGACGAGGCGGTCTCGGCCCTCGACGTCTCGGTTCAATCGCAGATCCTTCAACTCCTCGTCGACGTGCAGGTTGAATTCGGGCTGACGTACCTGTTCATCACCCACGACCTGGGCGTGGTGCGGTTGATCGCCGACGACGTCACCGTGATGCGTGGCGGGCGGGCGGTGGAGTCGGGGCGCGTCGACGATATCTTCGGCGCGCCGAGCGAGGCCTACACCCGCAACCTGTTGCACGCCGTACCCGGCGAGAACCCACTTCTCGCCGCTGCGCTCTGA
- a CDS encoding rhodanese-like domain-containing protein, whose amino-acid sequence MTHNIDTSARLTPALVTPVLAAAAVKGGAVLVDVRSAKGRGENGEVPGAIVADRDALDEQFGLDSPTKHAEIISLDQPIVVVCGSIAGSGPVAEGLLERGFRNVVHVDGGFAAWKAAGLPANEPARAHGDETRI is encoded by the coding sequence ATGACCCACAACATCGACACCTCCGCCCGGCTCACCCCCGCTCTCGTCACCCCGGTGCTCGCGGCCGCGGCCGTCAAGGGCGGCGCCGTGCTCGTGGACGTGCGCAGCGCCAAGGGGCGCGGAGAGAACGGCGAGGTCCCGGGAGCAATCGTTGCCGACCGAGACGCGCTCGACGAACAGTTCGGACTCGACTCACCCACGAAGCACGCCGAGATCATCTCGCTCGACCAGCCGATCGTCGTCGTGTGCGGATCCATTGCGGGGTCCGGCCCGGTGGCGGAGGGATTACTCGAGCGAGGCTTCCGCAACGTGGTGCACGTCGACGGCGGGTTCGCCGCCTGGAAGGCCGCAGGCCTGCCCGCGAACGAGCCTGCACGGGCACACGGCGACGAGACGCGGATTTAG
- a CDS encoding acyl-CoA dehydrogenase family protein, which yields MTAVTLTGRVSDHSTAADRSLPRFREIFARIAAGAAQRERARELPYTEVAELFAAGFGALRVPVEFGGHGVTLPELFELLAELGQADSNIPQILRGHFTTVEILRNLDDGPVRTHWLEKIGAGVAFGNAQSEPTGRGTFDISTTVTDLDGEAVVSGEKYYTTGTLYADYIRVAVTDGDARRRFVIVAATAAGVDRIDDWDGIGQRLTASGTTKFEAAPVAEFGEFGQRPGFLDQQSSFVQIVHLATLAGINRNLRDDAVELVRSRTRTSLHAPSDAATSDYAVLGVVGKIAKNVLVVDSILQRIAQELEHVNVRFAAEGPTRDLFAEVFVNTSAAQIAVIDAVLDSANLIFNAGGSSAVRETRNLDRHWRNARTLASHNPVVYKPTVIGDYLVNGTTPKSFADRYGEPKNS from the coding sequence ATGACCGCTGTCACCCTGACCGGCCGCGTCAGCGACCATTCCACCGCCGCGGACCGTTCCCTCCCGCGGTTCCGGGAGATCTTCGCCCGCATCGCCGCCGGCGCGGCGCAGCGCGAACGCGCCCGGGAACTGCCGTACACGGAGGTGGCCGAGCTGTTCGCCGCGGGGTTCGGCGCACTGCGCGTCCCGGTCGAATTCGGCGGCCACGGGGTCACCCTGCCCGAGCTCTTCGAACTCCTCGCCGAGCTCGGGCAGGCCGATTCCAACATCCCGCAGATCCTGCGGGGACACTTCACCACCGTCGAAATCCTCCGCAATCTGGACGACGGACCGGTGCGGACCCACTGGCTGGAAAAGATCGGTGCCGGAGTGGCATTCGGCAACGCACAGTCCGAGCCCACCGGCCGGGGCACGTTCGACATCTCGACCACCGTCACCGACCTGGACGGTGAGGCGGTGGTATCCGGCGAGAAGTACTACACGACGGGAACTCTCTACGCCGACTACATCCGGGTCGCCGTGACGGACGGCGACGCCCGGCGCCGCTTCGTGATCGTGGCGGCCACCGCGGCCGGCGTCGACCGCATCGACGACTGGGACGGGATCGGTCAACGGCTCACCGCCAGTGGAACCACGAAGTTCGAGGCGGCACCGGTCGCCGAATTCGGCGAATTCGGGCAGCGCCCGGGATTCCTCGACCAGCAGTCCTCGTTCGTGCAGATCGTGCACCTGGCGACGCTGGCGGGGATCAACCGCAACCTGCGCGACGACGCGGTGGAACTCGTGCGCAGCCGCACCCGGACGAGTCTGCATGCGCCGTCCGATGCGGCGACGTCGGACTACGCGGTTCTCGGCGTGGTCGGGAAGATCGCGAAGAACGTTCTGGTCGTCGACAGCATCCTGCAGCGGATCGCGCAGGAACTCGAACACGTCAACGTACGGTTCGCGGCCGAGGGACCCACCCGCGATCTGTTCGCGGAGGTCTTCGTGAACACGTCCGCGGCGCAGATCGCCGTGATCGACGCGGTCCTGGACTCCGCCAACCTCATCTTCAACGCGGGTGGTTCCTCCGCGGTGCGAGAGACCCGCAATCTGGACCGCCACTGGCGGAACGCCCGCACTCTCGCCTCACACAATCCCGTGGTCTACAAGCCGACGGTCATCGGTGACTACCTGGTCAACGGCACCACACCCAAGTCGTTCGCCGACCGGTACGGCGAGCCCAAGAACTCCTGA
- a CDS encoding TIGR04028 family ABC transporter substrate-binding protein, with product MNSRRSRIRSSALAATAVGFLLLGAACGSGTPGDAGAAGEPVYGGTLTFLDPVEYQAFNITNTLWSNTQVTPQLVDRLTYQDPDTGEIEPWIAESWDISDDGLAYTFHLRDGVTFSDGTPLDANAVKANYDQHGFGAPELGIVKDAFFGSYAGTDVVDDDTVTVRLSSPNAGFLQVTSIYRSGLLAQSTLGKNLDAQGQIANLIGSGPFVLESSNSNQEIVLKRREDYDWAPPSSEHQGRAYLDRIVFKVVTEGSVRTGSLQSGQAHIARNIQPYDEELLSGSGIDIIAKSVDGETNHLNIHQTAPLVADKNVRLALQAATNRQEIVDTVLSPNYGVAKSILPQSSPWFSDNSDALTFDLDRAEQLLEGAGWKVGADGIRVKDGQRLSVEGYVAPFYQPSKATWELLAEQWKKAGVELNVKQVDYGTYTKTVAEKGQPFSQSQLSRAEPDVLRTSYDSTLNNVTFVADPRLDELVRAQAAITDPAQRKAAVADIQKYLIDNAVVIPLYDETQIFAVSPTVQGFGTDPVARSEFYGTWLSEN from the coding sequence ATGAACTCGAGACGTTCCCGCATCCGATCCTCAGCGCTGGCCGCCACCGCGGTCGGCTTCCTCCTCCTCGGTGCCGCGTGCGGGTCCGGTACGCCGGGAGACGCCGGGGCGGCGGGCGAACCCGTGTACGGCGGAACACTGACCTTCCTCGACCCGGTCGAGTACCAGGCGTTCAACATCACGAACACGTTGTGGTCCAACACCCAGGTCACCCCGCAGTTGGTGGACCGCCTGACGTACCAGGACCCGGACACCGGCGAGATCGAACCGTGGATCGCGGAGAGCTGGGACATCAGCGATGACGGTCTGGCGTACACCTTTCACCTGCGTGACGGCGTGACGTTCAGCGACGGAACACCGCTCGACGCGAACGCGGTGAAGGCCAACTACGACCAGCACGGCTTCGGCGCGCCCGAACTGGGGATCGTGAAGGACGCGTTCTTCGGAAGCTATGCCGGCACCGACGTCGTCGACGACGACACGGTCACAGTTCGCCTGTCCTCGCCGAATGCGGGATTCCTCCAGGTAACGTCCATCTACCGGTCGGGTCTTCTCGCACAGTCGACGCTGGGGAAGAACCTCGACGCACAGGGGCAGATCGCCAACCTGATCGGCTCCGGACCGTTCGTGCTCGAATCGTCCAACAGCAACCAGGAAATCGTGCTGAAGAGGCGCGAGGACTACGACTGGGCGCCGCCGAGCTCCGAGCACCAGGGTCGTGCGTATCTCGACAGGATCGTGTTCAAGGTCGTCACCGAGGGCAGCGTGCGGACCGGCAGCCTGCAGTCCGGTCAGGCACACATCGCACGGAACATCCAGCCCTACGACGAGGAGCTCCTCTCCGGCTCGGGTATCGACATCATCGCGAAGAGCGTCGACGGCGAGACGAACCACCTCAACATTCACCAGACCGCGCCGCTGGTCGCCGACAAGAACGTGCGGCTCGCCCTCCAGGCGGCGACGAACAGGCAGGAGATCGTCGACACGGTGCTCTCACCCAACTACGGCGTGGCGAAGTCGATTCTGCCGCAGTCGTCTCCATGGTTCTCGGACAATTCCGACGCCCTGACGTTCGACCTCGACCGCGCCGAACAGCTCCTCGAAGGAGCCGGGTGGAAGGTGGGTGCCGACGGCATCCGCGTCAAGGACGGTCAGCGGCTCAGCGTCGAAGGCTACGTCGCCCCGTTCTACCAGCCGTCGAAGGCGACGTGGGAACTGCTCGCCGAGCAGTGGAAGAAGGCCGGCGTCGAATTGAACGTCAAGCAGGTCGACTACGGCACGTACACCAAGACCGTCGCCGAGAAGGGGCAACCGTTCTCGCAGAGCCAGCTCAGCCGAGCGGAACCCGATGTGCTGCGCACGTCCTACGATTCGACCTTGAACAACGTCACCTTCGTCGCGGATCCCCGGCTCGACGAACTCGTGCGAGCGCAGGCCGCGATCACCGACCCGGCGCAGCGCAAGGCCGCGGTCGCGGACATTCAGAAGTACCTCATCGACAACGCCGTCGTGATCCCGCTCTACGACGAGACGCAGATCTTCGCCGTGTCCCCGACGGTGCAGGGCTTCGGCACCGACCCGGTCGCGCGCTCGGAGTTCTACGGCACCTGGCTCAGCGAGAACTGA
- a CDS encoding ABC transporter permease encodes MGRYIASRIGQAFLVLWAAYTASFVLLAVLPSDPISIRISAPDSGLTPEDGERLREYYGLDQPIVAQYVHRLAGVLHGDFGYSLTRGTPVRTLIAEALPSTIHLTAFSLLAGLLIAGVLGVAASYSRFGWLRGLLLSVPPLFASVPTFLIGILFLQVFSFELGWLPAVADGSASALVAPVLTLGIAVSAPLAQVLIRTLDSIRREPFVQVVLAKGADDGYAFRHHVLRNSILPWLTLLGLTIGELIAGSLVTETVYSRDGIGRLTQSSVQAQDLPVIQAVVLLAASVYVLVNLVIDLVYPLVDPRIQLIGGRSRIRAHKVKEAA; translated from the coding sequence ATGGGACGATACATCGCGTCGCGGATCGGTCAGGCGTTCCTCGTTCTGTGGGCCGCCTACACCGCGTCGTTCGTGCTCCTCGCCGTGTTGCCGAGTGATCCGATCAGCATTCGGATCAGCGCGCCCGACAGCGGGCTGACCCCCGAGGACGGGGAACGGCTGCGTGAGTACTACGGGCTCGATCAGCCGATCGTCGCGCAGTACGTGCATCGCCTCGCGGGCGTCCTGCACGGTGATTTCGGCTACTCGCTCACTCGGGGCACCCCGGTGCGCACGCTGATCGCCGAGGCGTTGCCGTCGACGATTCACCTCACAGCGTTCAGCCTGCTGGCGGGACTGCTGATCGCGGGTGTGCTGGGGGTCGCCGCGTCGTACAGCCGCTTCGGATGGCTGCGGGGTCTGCTGCTGTCGGTGCCGCCGCTGTTCGCCTCCGTTCCGACCTTCCTGATCGGCATTCTGTTCCTCCAGGTGTTCTCGTTCGAGCTCGGCTGGCTCCCGGCGGTCGCCGACGGCAGCGCGTCCGCACTGGTCGCGCCGGTTCTCACCCTCGGGATCGCCGTGTCCGCGCCGCTCGCCCAGGTGTTGATCCGCACGCTCGACAGCATCAGGCGTGAGCCGTTCGTGCAGGTGGTCCTCGCGAAGGGCGCCGACGACGGGTACGCGTTCCGCCACCACGTGCTGCGGAACTCGATACTGCCGTGGCTGACCCTGCTGGGGTTGACGATCGGCGAGCTGATCGCCGGTTCCCTCGTCACCGAGACCGTCTACTCCCGTGACGGCATCGGCCGGCTCACGCAGAGTTCGGTTCAAGCGCAGGACCTTCCGGTGATCCAGGCGGTGGTGCTGTTGGCCGCGTCGGTCTACGTCCTCGTCAATCTGGTGATCGATCTCGTGTATCCACTCGTCGATCCGCGGATCCAGCTCATCGGAGGACGTAGCCGGATCCGCGCACACAAGGTGAAGGAGGCGGCATGA
- a CDS encoding ABC transporter permease yields MTAVEQLDVPVHRSDTEPAVGTESPRRPRAPRRRRPRWDITLAVVVVAVALAWALFPSWFTSIDPTAATPSLKLRGPSLEHLFGTDYLGRDMFSRVIYGARHSLTGSFIAVAVGLVLGSLTGLLAGAFGGLVDTVLMRVVDVLLAVPSFLLAVTIVVVLGFGTVNAALAVGLASSATFARLIRTEVLTVRSSLYVEAAISAGSRFGAILWRHILPNSTGTVLSLAALQFGTAILAIASLGFLGFGAQPPSSEWGLLVSEGRNYIASRYWLTLFPGLAIVAVVLAANRISHYLGERRRP; encoded by the coding sequence ATGACCGCAGTCGAACAGCTCGACGTCCCGGTGCATCGGAGTGACACCGAGCCGGCGGTCGGCACCGAGTCCCCGCGGCGGCCGCGGGCACCTCGGCGCAGGCGACCCCGGTGGGACATCACCCTCGCCGTCGTCGTGGTCGCGGTGGCGCTGGCGTGGGCGCTGTTCCCGTCCTGGTTCACCTCGATCGACCCGACGGCCGCGACGCCGTCGCTGAAGTTGCGGGGGCCGTCGCTCGAGCACCTGTTCGGCACGGACTACCTAGGCCGGGACATGTTCAGCCGCGTCATCTACGGTGCCCGGCACTCGCTGACGGGATCGTTCATCGCGGTAGCCGTCGGACTGGTACTCGGATCACTGACCGGACTCCTCGCCGGTGCCTTCGGCGGACTCGTCGACACGGTGCTCATGCGGGTGGTCGACGTGCTGCTCGCCGTGCCGAGTTTCCTGCTCGCCGTGACGATCGTCGTCGTCCTCGGTTTCGGCACCGTGAACGCCGCCCTGGCCGTGGGACTCGCATCGAGCGCGACGTTCGCGAGACTCATCCGCACGGAGGTGCTCACCGTGCGGTCCAGCCTGTACGTCGAGGCGGCGATCAGCGCGGGGAGCAGGTTCGGTGCGATTCTGTGGCGCCACATCCTGCCCAACTCGACCGGCACGGTGCTCTCGCTCGCGGCGCTGCAGTTCGGGACGGCGATTCTGGCGATCGCGTCGCTCGGCTTTCTCGGCTTCGGTGCGCAGCCGCCGAGTTCCGAATGGGGCCTCCTCGTCTCTGAAGGCCGAAACTACATCGCGTCCCGCTATTGGCTGACGCTGTTCCCGGGCCTAGCGATCGTGGCCGTCGTCCTTGCCGCCAACCGAATCAGCCATTACCTGGGAGAAAGGCGCCGACCGTGA
- a CDS encoding dipeptide ABC transporter ATP-binding protein, with protein MSKAETEDRFPVLDVRKLRVGYRTSSETVPVVEGADLTLGAGQVLALVGESGSGKTTIGQAVLGLLPANGDVLAGEIRHDGEDLVTAGADRMRELRGSRISLIPQDPTVSLNPIKRIGPQIADVLKLHTDENRATRREHVHRLLEQVGFTEVERRYRQYPHELSGGMRQRVLIAVAIAGDPDLIVADEPTSGLDVTVQKRILDLLDELRERTRTSMVLITHDLGVAADRSDRIAVMRAGEIVEQGETRSVIADPAHEYSRHLLRSAPTLGRGTRTAPTSTDDSESPVVLSARHLTKHFAVPGARGAVKAVDDVSFDVRRGQTLSIVGESGSGKSTTARMLVRLIEPTSGSIEILGTDVTALSRRQFRRHRRNIQIVYQNPYAAFDPRFDLFSIIEEPLRAHGSTTRADRAARVRRALEEVALPAAYLERKPSELSGGQRQRVAIARALVLEPKIVVLDEPVSALDVSVQDQILVLLDRLQRELDLSYVFISHDLAVVRAISDHVAVMNHGRVVEHGAAEQVFTDPATDYTAELLAAVPGRGSSARDKVY; from the coding sequence GTGAGCAAGGCCGAGACAGAGGATCGGTTTCCGGTCCTGGACGTGCGGAAACTGCGGGTCGGGTACCGCACGTCGTCGGAGACCGTTCCCGTGGTGGAGGGCGCCGACCTGACACTCGGCGCGGGACAGGTGCTGGCACTCGTCGGTGAGTCGGGCTCCGGTAAGACGACGATCGGCCAGGCCGTCCTCGGATTGCTGCCGGCGAACGGTGACGTGCTGGCGGGGGAGATCCGGCACGACGGCGAGGACCTCGTGACCGCGGGCGCCGACCGGATGCGGGAACTGCGGGGTTCGCGGATCAGCCTGATCCCGCAGGACCCCACCGTGTCGCTCAACCCGATCAAGCGGATCGGCCCGCAGATCGCGGACGTCCTGAAACTGCACACCGACGAGAACCGGGCGACGCGCCGCGAGCACGTCCACCGTCTGCTCGAACAGGTGGGCTTCACCGAGGTGGAGCGTCGCTACCGGCAATACCCGCACGAGTTGTCCGGCGGAATGCGGCAGCGTGTGCTGATCGCCGTTGCCATCGCGGGCGACCCCGACCTGATCGTGGCGGACGAACCGACGTCGGGTCTCGACGTCACCGTGCAGAAGCGGATCCTCGACCTCCTCGACGAATTACGCGAGCGCACAAGGACGTCGATGGTCCTCATCACCCACGATCTGGGTGTCGCCGCCGATCGCTCCGATCGCATCGCCGTCATGCGTGCCGGTGAGATCGTCGAGCAGGGGGAGACGCGGTCCGTGATCGCAGACCCGGCGCACGAGTACTCGCGGCACCTGCTGCGCAGCGCTCCCACCCTCGGACGGGGAACCCGGACCGCGCCGACGAGCACGGACGATTCAGAGTCCCCGGTCGTGCTGTCGGCGCGGCACCTGACCAAGCACTTCGCCGTGCCCGGCGCGAGGGGCGCGGTGAAGGCCGTCGACGACGTCTCGTTCGATGTCCGGCGGGGACAGACGCTGTCGATCGTGGGGGAGTCCGGCTCGGGGAAATCGACCACCGCCCGGATGCTGGTACGGCTCATCGAACCGACGAGTGGATCGATCGAGATCCTCGGAACCGACGTGACCGCGTTGTCGCGCAGACAGTTCCGGCGACACCGCCGAAACATCCAGATCGTGTACCAGAACCCGTACGCGGCCTTCGACCCGCGGTTCGATCTGTTCTCGATCATCGAAGAGCCCCTCCGCGCGCACGGCAGCACCACCCGCGCGGACCGTGCAGCGCGCGTGCGGCGGGCACTCGAGGAGGTCGCGTTGCCCGCTGCCTATCTGGAGCGGAAGCCGAGTGAGCTGTCCGGGGGCCAGCGTCAGCGCGTCGCGATCGCCAGAGCGTTGGTGCTGGAGCCGAAGATCGTCGTACTCGACGAGCCGGTCTCGGCGCTGGACGTCTCGGTGCAGGACCAGATTCTGGTCCTGCTCGACCGACTGCAGCGCGAACTCGACCTCAGCTATGTCTTCATCTCCCACGACCTCGCCGTGGTGCGTGCGATCAGTGACCATGTCGCGGTGATGAACCACGGAAGGGTCGTGGAACACGGAGCGGCCGAACAGGTCTTCACCGACCCCGCGACCGACTACACGGCCGAACTGCTCGCGGCCGTCCCCGGTCGGGGATCGAGTGCACGCGACAAGGTGTACTGA